GACTTTAGAAATCACATCGAGGCAACATCCAGATGAACTCAGACTAGTGACAATCTCTGGAACAGTtctgtcagttacaggtgcaaagtgagtcagctactttttaaagaaattgtacttttcagagtacttttctagcaacatacttttactcgtacttacattttttttttattgaaacagCAAtactcttgagtaaaagttgtggctagtctaaagtctaaagtgaTAAAAGCTTCATGTCGACAATACAAAATGATTTCAACATTTGTCTTTCTTGCAGCCCCTTcggatatgatttagtttgtctcatttttgtatctgtttgaaaatacctgattttgtgcattatttaatgttttgtccttcaaattacattcacttcaaattataaatcaaacagtctgtctacatcctgAAAGTTTTTTCCCAATACTTTTTTCTTGAGTCATTTCATGGACCATCTATTAGAGGTGTTgtcacaggatcatgtagagcgggttaatacactTATAACTttataagaccaaaatgacgagtctgacagcagcagttacagaaagagaggccacagttttctaatgtacaGGGATCGGAgttagagtcgatggagccagaagcgcgcccatgctcacgtcctatttggaatggttggagcaggttagctatgtccatttatatatacaagcTATGAGTACTTCCCAGCTTTGTACAGTATATAATTTCAAAAAAACAATCTTACATAATCCATACAAGAAGTATCCACAGAGACCATTTTTTTCCAACAGTTTATTCCAGGCACAGGAGTCATATTTGGTCTCACCTCACCGAAGCAATTGGCACATTTGAATCCCAATCCAACAGAAAACATACACACTGTTTAAATAGAACATGTATGCAGAGTGAAGCATCTTTACAATATACACTCTTTGATAAcctctcagacaataaaactctGGCATTTATAAAAAACAATCTCTTTTCTTTGCTTGAATCCATACGTGGATTGACAATAGCTTATAAACTCACAGGTAACAGGACGAGAGTGTTCTGCAGTGATCATTTGGGATGTGTTTCTTGAGACAGCACAGAGTCTGTAACAGCATTTGgattttaaaggcacactggTCTAATTCAGTCTTACAGCAGAAAATAAGAAGGCACTTGAGCATTTCAGTGGTTTacaaaagctcagattaaagacacagtatgtaactttgtggaggtggcacatcacctgtatgattccatggaaacagaaagttaaaactttgTATCTTTGTATCGTTCTATATTgaaatagatgagttttatgtgGAAATGTGGTTTACTGTGGAAGGTAACTGTTGAGTGTAATGTCACTTCTGGGTCAAAGACGCATCAGCTCAAACAtgtttactgtttactttttcttttagcGACGTCACATCTTGCGCTAAAAAGACAACACAGTTGTTTAATGTTAACAATGTTATAAATGTGACAGAAAGTATGCAAGGTCGACATAGaaagctaggctaggctaagaTAGCGTTAGCCATGACCTGTAGGTAGTGAGATATGCACACTAATAATCCTATATTATGATAGATTATTACTACATAATTTTCATATTTGATACAAGATAATTGTCTCTTGTTTTATGAAAAACTAAGACAGAAATTAGCTGAAAGTGACATCATTACTAAAGATGCACCGatccgatactggtatcagatatcgGTCCGATACTCAAAAATTTGCTGGACCGGATATCGATTTCCAAATATTggttcagccgatatcctggcTGAAcatataaactgatgtaatgagCTAATTTATGGTCGTATTTGGCCCAGAAGATcttatataatttttatttatacaaaacagTTCTGTGGTTTCTTAAGTGATAAGTAAACACATTTGAatgagttctgtcttttttatttttaaggaaataaatgctgtttttagtCTTTGCTCTGGAATCAATATCGGGTATCTACAGATATTCAGAtccatggtatcagaatcggtatcggcGCTGAAAAAAgatggattggtgcatccctaatcgTCACTTAACAATCCCATAGCCAAAGGAATGatatttccatggacacaagcaggaagagtcaggtttatggagatgcaagctgtTCAGAGTAAGGTCacatgttttcagtgcaataaacacaactaaaatgaaaaacaaagcttttaattttgtgtatttcttggctaaaatgttacatactgtggctttaagcagTGTTTCCCAAAGACgcaatttaaaaatgattacatattttgcatttaatttttgttttataatgcaGTGAAATTAGGTCCAATAACTCAGTATTCAAATGAGCAATACtgaatcagatttttttcacatttaaatgtttaataattataattggtTGCATAGTTATTTTGAGCATCCTGGCCTCAAAAGTTTGGGAAGCCCTGGCTTAAAAGGCAGTTATGGGATAAAATGATGGTACAGATTTTTTGATTAGCATATGAACAAGTACAGGGAAGTCAAAACTCCTACACAATTTGGAAAACTGAACTACAGTctcttaataattaataataactaataactaATAATTGTAGTTAGTTCACAAAGAGGGGGTTTTATGAAAAATCAATTTTTGATCTTTGTagcatattataatgttgttccctcatcaaaaacatgcatgaagaggttttagatgtcatccatgcatgtttgagtaatcgagAGATCTCTCTCGCCTACGTCACTCATGCTCCATGTTTGAACTTTGATGGGGGCAACATTTTCCAAAAAGTTAGTATAAGCACTTTACAAGTAACCTGTACTGGCCAGTGTAGAATTgaacaaatataatgttttatttgttattattttgctattattattattattattagtaatatAAGTAATATTACATAAATGCtcttataataattgtaataacaATTTTTACCTGTTTTGTCACAAAACTTGGAATTtcaaaatctggtgttttttatGACACTGGACTTACAAGACAAGGACTCATCAAACAAACTTGAATAAAGCCaaatataactccaggtatgtttttgacgatggaacaatgttataacatggttaaacgctccaaaaagtcacatttgcattatatgtatttttaaatttcttGAGTTGAGCCCTCCTCGTCCCACTGCATTCATGTTCCTCTGTTTGTACTATTCGTAAACATCTTAACAtggtagaagaagaaaaaaaaatgtatattgacctttaaaggtgcattacgtcacatgcttgtttccatggagaggttattgcattgccttgaatgttgcgctgtatggctttaaacgtatTGTGTCtccattagggttgtcaaaatatcgaaaatcagatactaattgatattaaaactgCCATCAaaaccagatactcatttgagcaggtgtcaGAAGTGGTATCGGGTATCGAGTCCATTCCTTAGCATCGAAACTGAGAgactaatctccatggagaccaaggtacaggtcaaatctctggagaacacagaaaaaaatccatGTTCTTAGAGGCGTTCTTGAGCAATttgagggtgtgtccaaactttgaaTTGAATGACCgctagatacatttaatgccatactgtggaacataccaggcaaagcaataatatctcaatggagaaaagcaggtggtggactctctgtcagaaaagttacatggtgttcCTTTAAACAACAAGATATGAAATCACTCTAAAATCCCCTTTTGAGGTTTAATGCATGAAATATATGGAGTTGATCTGTTGACAGCTTGTAATAAAGGTCATCTATAGccctttaaaaactgtaaagaaaaacattcaaaGTTCGGCAATGGAGGCAGCTGGAGGCAAAAGTGAACTGAACTTAATGTTATTTCAATGTGGAAACGAGGATTAACCAgagaatatcacaaaatttgaCAAAAGAAATGGAGTTTGGCAAATGACAACCACTGAACCTGGTTTAAAGATATTTACTATTGtgttttacaatatttatttatttaaagaggggaagttacacaaaatcaactttttggaactttctaccatgttatatctcatcaaaaacatgcctgaagtggttttatatgtgattcatgcatgtttgagtaatctagagatctctcccgggccctattcgaaccctccttactgttaCCAGTACGATTCTGTTCAATGTTCAGCCcataagcctacatcacccatgctcccacacgacaatgctccataaatatacaaaaacatgacagaaaaaaatacactacaactactactggagtagtttcattagatCCATACTGATTGTGTCATGATAgggctctgaagggagagtgacttatTAATATACTATTTTGGGCcaataaagcattttcaaaacaataaaaggaaacatactgatttaaatatgttatttgttagcagttaataccccacagaagtaaaataccccctcttttgACAAAGAAAGAATGCTGATTTTCAGTTTGACTGGACAATTGAACATAGAAATGTTTAACCCACTCTAAGTTTACACTATTTCTTCAGATATATTACACTTTGAAtcataaattgtactttttgtgaAGCTCAAATATAATTTTGAGTCTGCCCATCCTCATTAATGGAGAAACAAATTAACTGACATTTTTGCCCTGGAAATTCAAaatggttgtttattttttgttacaaaGACTTCAAATTATTAGCATTTAGATGTTAATCATTGAAAACATATTATAGTCTACCTCACTTGCCTCCAGTTATCTCCATCTTGGAATTTTGAACATTCCAATCACACAgcattttaaagggtctataggaagcaaaaatatgaatcaaaaacaaacactaggATTGCGTCCCTGAGGTGCCGGACAACCTTTGCCAAGtataaaaatatttcataataAACCATACAAGAgctcaaaaatacacaataaactattaaatattataaaatagactttatatatGGGCTGAGAAGAATCCCCAGTTTGGTTTGAGTTCATAAGGCAGCATGTGGAGCGATTGTCGAAAACGTTCTGAATACTGGCGTCCATTTTGAGCTGCCtttcaaataaaagcttttttctcCTATAGTCCTTCAGCAActgtttaatatatatatagcttTTGTTCACAAATCCCCACTTCAAAACCATCCCTACCGCAGCAAATGGCTTTTCCTAGCATTTACGTTAGCATATATGTTAGCATTTCCTAGCAAGATGGGCTAAGCATACGAGTTCAAGTTTTTATCGTTGGTGAAAATTGCATACAATTCCTTGACTGGTCCGACGTCACAGCACATTTTGCATATAAAGTTATTGCTTTTTCTAACGCAAGTCGCATAGTTGGGAGAATGGTTAGCTCGTCCACCACGCAACAACATGGTCCTGGAATCCTGGAGTGCGCAGGCAGGGCTGAgcttgcatgttctccttatgTCTGGATGGGTTCTACGCAGGTACCTCAGACATGCACAGTAGGCTAATCGCTAATCCTTCAGCTAGGTACTCCGATAAATTAACCAGATTTGGACAAGGATCCCCGGGTACTGGAATATAGTCGTCCACTTGAAATCCTGGAGCTCTCTggacctttctgtgtggagtttgcatgttctcctcgtgtctggatgagTTTTCCACTAGCACCTAAAACATGCACCCATCTGGGTATTCCCGCCAATTTACCCCGATTTGAAGAAGGTTCCCCAGGTGCTGCACTGTGGTTTCCCACTTTACCACTGTGGTTCGTATCCTGGAGTGCGTGGGACCTTTGCGTGGGGTGTGTTCTCCTTGTATGTAGCTGGCACTCAtcttaaaacatgcacagtaggcTAATCGCggatcctccagctaggtattCCAGCAAATTTCCCCCGGGTGCTGCACTGCGGTCgcacactgctcctgacagtggCATTGGAGGATGGTTCAATGcacaaaaagcaataacattgaaacaaaaatcaaTAATATCGGTTCAAACTCCTGGTCCCTGGTATGTCTGGCTGTCCGTTCATCCAAATCTCTCTGATAATCCTCTCGcgctcctccagtctctgtgctctctccagCTCTTCGGCGGAGGTGAAAACGTTCATGTTGAGGGTGCGTTCGAAGCGCCGGTGCCTGCGCGCGGACAGGTCGGAGGCGGTGTCCCAATCCGAGTCCGAGTCGCTGGAGTCGGTGGAGGTGTCCAGGGGGCGCCCGCCGCGTTTTTTCACCGGGGGGCGCTGCTGTCGGGGCGGGCAGTCGGTGCGGCACGAGATCTGCAGCACCAGGGCGAAGAGCGTGAGGAAGAGCCCCAGGCAGATGCCGATGACGAAGAACAGTGCGGCTCGCTCCGGGTGGTCTGTGGGAGAGAGGGGACTGTGTGAATTTGTAAATAGTAAGTTTGTTCATTTAGCATTATTGAATAATGCCCTAATCATCATTGTGcatcattttaacaacatgGATGGGAGAAACTACTAATGCTgaaaaagacatattgtgcttgtgtctgctctatagtaataatctatgacacctgtggatgattacgttataatttgcacattttaaatcataatattcatctaaaacaactcaataaaagaaacatgtccacTTGTATTGCATGTATATTTACTTGATCTTGATATTAAGATCGGTAGTTGAATGTCAAAAAACAACTGTTATTAGCAAAATCTGCATTTTTGTAGCAACAGTGCAAAATGTTCATTGAAATTAGCATTTGACATTAgccaaaacaatgttaaaaagtaaacacaaaCATAGTGGAACCCCATAAACTGCAGACAAGTGACCGAATTTGCCCAAAACATTAATATAAAGTGATAATATGGAACTTTTAAGAGCATAGTTTATATTTGGCAACAACACATAGTACTGCAGTATAGATAAACTCCTATATGTTCCTATATGTTTACTTGTAGTCTATTTAGTTTGGTTTTCTCCCAGTGGctctttatttcatgttttttttttctattccaCCAATATCTGTACATAACCCGGAGACAGAACACATCACACCACTCTCCTTAAGCCCAGCACTTAGTTTGAGTGTCCATAAACCTTTATTTCCTGCTCATAAAAGAGGCAGTAAAAACCTGAGACATAAGCCAGTCCACGCTCACACATTCCTCCCATGTTCACTCACCTCCTGTTTATAGAGAGGATTCACTCAAATACGCTCCATCAGATTACTGCTAATACACGCATAAATACTAGTGATATATCAAAATCTCTCTCGTTGATACATTTCTTACTGCAATTACCTGATTGTAAGACTGAACTttaagtattaaaaataaagaacaaaacacagaaagagacggtgtgtccaaacttttgactggtagtgtatatttaaacagcaaaattcaaagtttggacacaaccTCTCATTCAGAAGTAAGTAGTAAAGGGGGACAACTTTAGggatttaaattaaaaaaaaaaaaaaaaaaaaaaaaaaaaatatatatatatatatatatatatatatacatacatatatatattaatatattactacataattccatatatcttgcaaaaaaaaaaaaaggaaaaaaaaaaaagaaatgagaaTGAAActtttccaaacttttgactggtcatgTACTGTGAGATTTGAATATTCCTGCATCCCTAGTGAGCACAAACTGGAAGAAACCTTGGAATATGTTTGGAGTCATACTCTCACAAAATTCTGGTtggattttttttgctttatgctattattatttttccaaatACATGATAAAGCCTGTGCGTTCTCCCTTACCTGATACATATGTGTAAGCTGCCAGGGCGTTGCTGATGAGCGGCATCCCTGGACTGGAGGTGGAGTTGATGATGGGGTTCATGTCTGGCCTGTGCCCCCCTTCCCGCTCTGTAACGGTGGGCTTCTCCTCACTGGTGCTGCTGATGCCCCGGTCTGGAACAAACACAACATGCAAGTCAGGAGAGCTGGAAAATATTTACTTCTCCAAGTCAGTAATATGGACTAGCATAGAAATGAGGGAAAACGCTGTTGAGTAGAGCTTGACGTGCCTGCGCTGTAATCGGGGGTGGGAGGGGGGTCTGAATCAGAACACAACCATCGTCATCAGTGACTGCAGACTCTTTCTATTGTcagatgtttttgtcatttacgATAAACCAGCGTCTTTTGTGACTAAACAGGAGTCACTGTGGTTTATGATGGAAGAGATATTTGGCAAAAACACGATAGTTGTACTGTGTCTGGAGCCTGACTCAGAACATACACATGCTTCACTAACAtcatctgctcctgtcagaccctttctgctccactctgctcctgtcagaccCTCTCCGCTCCTGTCACGCTCCTGTCTGTCCCAACAGAAACACATGGAGCAGGTTCTGAGTCTGGCACCATCTCAGATCTATTTATATCATGTATGCAGTGGTTTGTATGGGACAGTAAACACTAAAATCAACAGCATGATTTAATTAGGTTGTTAGGTTgtgcttgaaaatgtgtttaggtTTCAGATTGCAGATGGAGAGCAAAGACAAGAAAGTAGTCAAGTATAACTAGAGCTTATACTGTACTGAACTCGATAAGTCCTGCGCTTGGAGTGAAACTTTCCTTCATAGTTGTTAAGTACCTCATTAACATTTGATTAGCTCGATCTCTCTCTTGACCGAGCTGTGAGGACATTAGGGCAGGTCATTTGTACCTTAACTCGGTGATTGCCAACTGTTAAGTGTTGTCTCACACTTTGAGCACCCCCTATTAACAGTAGCAGAGTTTCTTTATCAATTATAAATCTGTTTACTAATACAATGCCAATTAAAACTATTACATTTCTTTGATTTAAtaacggttcacctttcgctgcctcgctgtttcacagatttttttctagtgcaattctacatgtttttttttac
This sequence is a window from Periophthalmus magnuspinnatus isolate fPerMag1 chromosome 24, fPerMag1.2.pri, whole genome shotgun sequence. Protein-coding genes within it:
- the LOC117393213 gene encoding protein eva-1 homolog A isoform X2, which encodes MNPIINSTSSPGMPLISNALAAYTYVSDHPERAALFFVIGICLGLFLTLFALVLQISCRTDCPPRQQRPPVKKRGGRPLDTSTDSSDSDSDWDTASDLSARRHRRFERTLNMNVFTSAEELERAQRLEERERIIREIWMNGQPDIPGTRSLNRYY